CTTGCCATTTACTAAATATGTTTGCTGCCTTGAAATATCCTCCACAAGATTAATTAGCCCATCACTTTTGAGTTATATCTCATACAGTTTCAGAACATGGGCAAAATGTACACTTCTTTGCCAGAAGTGGCCTCTAGTCCAATTCCCAATTCTCATTTACCTCCGAAAACTCATGAGCAGAGTCCACGTTActatcagcagtctggttttctgAACTACTACCAGATCCCCCAGTAAGCTGCACTTAGAACATTCTAAAACTATTCAGACTGCATCTCTAAACATTTCAAAATTCCTCCTGCAAACCAGCTCCAAAGGCTTCTGAGCCACTTGATCAGGTTAGTCATAGCAATGACCCTATTTCTTAGTACCAGCTTCTGTTTTAGTTAGATTTTCATTGCTCTGATCAAAATACCTGCCAAGAatgacttagagaaggaaaaagtttatttgaggatcatggctttagaggtctcagtccatagatggctgactccattgctctgggcctaagatGAAACAGCATTTCTTGGGGCAAAAGCGCAGCGGAGGAAACCTCTCAGCTCAAGGCAATGTcaggaaataaagaacaaaagggACATAGAGAAGATACGTCCTTCCAGGGCAAACCTCCCACCCCACCctcatgacccacctcctccagttatGGTCCACCCTTCTACAGTTACAAACCACTTAGTTCATTCACACTAGGATGGATCAAGTAACAGTGCTGATAATCTAATCTATATTAATGGGACCTTTTGGgagacatctcatatccaaatcataactttGTGGTTTGGTGATTTTCTGTACTGATAATgcttaattattttctgtttcattttattatatCTTCTTTACTAGTGATTTGTTGTACTTTTGCATATCTGTATGATGGTAGTTATTTTCcttttgcttctgttgtaatttcTTTTAAGATTTGTCTGGTAGTGATGAATTCCCTTAGGTTTTGCttatcatttaaatttttatttcctttttacttCAGAAGGATAGCATTTCTGGATATAGTATTTTGGGTTAATATtattacttttgtttttgttttattttaagattttaagTAATCGTCTCTCTCCTAGGATTTAAAGTTTCTGCTGAAAAATCCACTGTTAGGGCAATGGTGACTTCCTTATATGTAACTGGATACTTTTTCCTTACTTTATTCaggattctatttttgttttggaCTTTCAGAAAGTTTGAGGTCCATTTTTAAGGGTTATTGTGTTCTTTCAGGTCTCATGTTACCATGCTTTTTATGGTTCTTGTGTCCCTATGTTTATATTTACATAATTATAAATTGGTTGCCTCTATTGATGTTAATGGGtggtttcaaattttaaaaaactttcttCAGGACCTGTGCCCAAGAACTTCAGCTGAGTATTTTATGTTGACTTTGATTTCAGGTGGGCACAGCATTATAGTGTCCATGTAGCTTCGTCAGCTGTAATGAACTTTAGTGTTGTATAATACTGCTTCAgtgagctgcaataaaatgttttGTGAGACTGTTCCTCTATCTGGGATGTAGCTCTTATATGGATTTACTAGTAGCTGATCCTTGATTCAGGGCTGAACTGGAACCACCGTGTACCTGGCTGTGATTACAGGACAGTATCAGTTTCTATGGGTTGTATGAGACAAGGATGCTCTCATAAGTTTATACAAGTGAGTCCTATCTGGTGTGATAATGCAGGTGGGAAAGCCATCAAATTCCAAGGTCTGAACTGGGACAGAGACACAATATCAGGTCCAAGTGTCCTTGGTGCAAGGTGCCAAGTATTAGGGGTGGATCACTTGTCAGTGTCTGAGGGGTTAGGTTTCATTGGTGAGCCTAGTAGGGTACCTGTCAGAATCAAGGCCTGCATAGCAGCCTTCATGGGGTTTCAGAGAATTGATGTACTCAGAATGTTTAGCTATTAGCTGAGAGAGGGGGTGGGTCAACAAAAACAACTCGATGCTTCCTGGGGCCTCAGGGTGGGCTTCCCAGCTGCTTCCTGGGCTGAAGGTACATAGGTGATACACTTGCCTGTTTAAAGACCTGGGCTGGCTCAACTCCTTAGGAAAGCCACTTGTATGCTTCTCAGGAATCTGAGAGAATGGAGTCTTGAGATGGTGGTAAATCGCAGGAGCTTGGTTAGGAGAGGACAATGTGAGGTgagttctttttctaggacaaggTTTTGGTGTGGCATTCCCAGAACCTTTCCAAAGTGGGTTTCTGGGCTTGTTAGGTCTGTAGGCTTCCTCAGCAGCACGTACTTCAGGTGTCATGAAATTAATGTGGACTACTGACACCCCTGCCTTCCCTTTCTCTTCCAACTGAAGTCTCTCTTAGTTCAGGTCTGAGCTGGGGGGCACACAGGATGGTAGATGCAGAGTGCTTAGTTCCCTCCTTTATAAGATCATTCTATATTTCCACACCTTTCACAACATCTCTGCCACATTCCATGGTAATCTGGCACTCTGCTTTAAACTCTGCTGTGGAATGACTTACTAGGGAAAAGTAAggcaaaatgaataaataagtaaatttgtaaaaggaagaagaaaggataTTTATGATAACTAGTTTGTAAATTTTGTAAATGTGTGATGGTATGCATATATAACTACATATGAATGTTCATACTTTATATAGGTGcagttatacacacacatatgtatatgtatacatttattgcatgtgtgtgtatgattGTATATGTGGGTGGGAagagtgggtgtgtgtgtgtaagcatcTACACCATCCCTTGGTATCTGTGAACATTTGGTTCAAGGACCTAAATGGATACCAAAATTCCCAGATGTTCAAGTCCTTGTTGAATTGAAATAAATTTGGCCTAAACTAGCCTCCTATATTTGAATGATATTTATCCCAAAGTTCCACTGTACATAATGAACCATTTGATATATCAGCAAATTGTAGCCTACCTTGAGTATATACTCTTGTAACCAAGTCTCAGCCAATCACACCAGCAAAATGTCCAGTCAGCCAGAAGCTGACAGGACAACCAGAAACATGACCACATGTTTTTACCAACTGCAGCCAATCAGATTGTTCTGGAATATCACTTTCTTTTCTCTGGCTataatttatacatatacatTGCATTTTCAATTATCTTTAGTCCAGAATATTATCTAGTTCTATAATCTTTTTCTTGTTCAACTGAACTTTACAAATTTAACTGGacccagttttatttttttatttaatatccttatataaaatggttaaATCATTTGCGTATGATTAACACATTATCTCTAGATTAAATCATCTCTATATTACTTATAATACTACCATGTAAATGCTATGCAAAAAGTTATATTTTGTTATTCAAGGAGGGATGATAAGAAACTTTTTTCATGTTCAGTAcagttgtaattttttttcaaatattttaaaaccacAGTTGCTTGAATCAATGTATGACAAACCCATGAATATGATGGCTGGGTTGTAAATAGTTAAATGCCCCTCTATAGGACTGAATCGGATtccttctgatattatctcattaccGCATCATTTAGGGTAATTTTCAAGAGGTTAGAATGTTGCTGTGTCATAGAAAGATTTTACCATATAACTCATAGTATCCTAATAAAAATTTAATGTAGCTGggtacaatggcacatgcctgtagtcccagcagctccagagctgaggcaggaagactgagagttcaaagccagcctcagcaaaagtgaggctctaagcaactcagtgagaccctgtctctaaataaaatacaaaatagggctaggaatgtggctcagtgtccctGAGGTCAATGctcagttccaaaaaaaaaataataataataataataacatcttTTCTGTTGtgttgattctttttagttatacatcatATTAGGATACATATTAATATAGTCACAAAAgcttgaaatataatttgctctaagtcAGTCCCCAGCATTTCCCTCCTTCCCCCTCAtacttctccctcctcctctttctctactctactgtctttctacaatttatttatagtttctttttctttttcttttaacttagTGTCTTCTGGATATACTTGattttgagattcactgtggtatattcatgtacATACAAAACTTcagtcagattcatttcactgttcTCTATCTCATTCCTCCTCTCCCCCCTATACTCTTTGTCTAAGAGTTTGAGCATCTTTTAAATAGTTAATAGTCACTTGtacatctttttccatttttatggagagctgttggttttttattttctattttagtgGCTCCTTATGTGCTAATATAACaatgctttttttatatttttcattaaaaatgagGAAATTGTTTCTCAGAATGCTAATGTGGCAATGAACTCAAATGTAATCCATTAGTCTTGCACTATGATGTAAACTTGGGCCTCCAGTCCTGAAATCCAACATTCTTTATATTACAGCAGAGGAATATGATGAAGTTTCatcaaatgaatatattttactaTATGAGTATAAGCTAAGAATAatgtaaatattcaaatatttcttttaaatagaGAACTATTTAAACATGGCTAACATATAAATTGTATTGTTATTATTCTGATTTTTGCATGGATATTAAAGATTTGATGATTGTTTAATATTATTCATATAGTTAGAATTTGTAAGCCAgatttttttcactttattttttcccttaattCATAACAATCCAAGTGAAAATTACAAACTTTAAGTATTAAACATTAACTCTATTAGTTACtgtataaatttttattcaaGTAGGGTGAGACAGGCTTTATCTTCATCTGTTGAATGAACTGAGAGAGAAAGTTTGCAGCCTTGCAAGCCAAATACTAAATTCTTATCTAAATATCAAAATTCTTATGTCTTATCTTTGCTGTTGTCCAAGTGAAGACTATTTCTTATATCTTCCCTGCCTCATCATATCCACACCCTGCATATGAGGCACAAAAGAGCTATCACACATTCTGTAATCCATCTTCAACTCTGGACAAACTAAACTGAATGTTTTAATGACTCCCACAGCAATTTAACCATTTATTTATTCCCTAAGTAGCAGCTGGTCTTTTTAATGCCATTTATGTAATTGACTAAATCAATTCATAtaaacacagacattataaatgaAAAGGTTCTAAAGACTTTGATCCTCCTTTCCCAGATATTAGGCATAGGATTCATCTATTGTTCACTTTGGAGCTGTTATTACTGCTCTCAGGAATTAGTTGAGCATCAACACATTACAATGTGTGGAAAGGATACTACAATCAGCTACATCAACCCATCTAATTTACATATGAAGAATCAGAGGCACTGTTTGACTCACCAGGTTATCCAATTGCAGAATTTTAGGaaatttgaatccactttttctgAGTTCCAGGACATTGCTATATCTGCTACACCAAATTATATAAGAGTTGTGCTGAGACATCTATTTTAATAACAGGTAGGTGGTGCAGAAGACATCTGAAATATTCTGTAATGGGCAAGGCTAAATGCCCAGCTAAAGAGAGCATATCTAATTTCCAAACAAGAAGGTAGttgcatgtataaatattttgTCTTGGAATATTTTGTATAGAATGTATACTTAGAATAGAGttttgaaaagacaaaagaaaaagaaaagcttggTTTAGTGGCAAGATGAGAGGGctttttttcatgaattttaGGTACGTATCATTTCAACTGGACACTTTGTAAAGTCTTCTCAGGTCTCAGAAAGTCTCCCTCATCAGTCTAGCTGCACCCTTTGAAATATTTATGTTACATAACTTCTAGGTTCAGCATTACCATTTTCTGTCTCTATATAAATCTATCtcatatttgcttcttgaaaattTTACAAACAGGAAGAATTTTCTGTTTCAAATTGTGTTTTGAAAGTCAATCAATTCCAGCAGTTAAAAAATATCTGGCTTCAGATGGTGTGATATTTACCACCTTTTCTATTTAAATATGCTTGGAAATGTATAGTTCCTTCAAGTTTTAACCAGAACACATTCATCAGCCTGGTTTAGAAAGTGCATGGCATTGGTGGCATAGAACCAAGGTTGTTCTTAATATCTACATAACTGAAATAAAAATCTAAGAATTAGAggctatttcattttttattttggacaAACTCCGTTATAAAATTGAAATCAACTGtgtttctctgtagccattttatCTCCCCCAACTTCTATTCCTTTTTCCTAGACAGTACAGGAGACCAGAGTCCACAAAGCTTTTCTATAGCATTTCCACTAAAGAGCAATCATGATTCTCAAGATTCCTCATACCATAATGTTGTGAGAAAAGTCATCACTCCCTTCTGTTTTACCTATTAAAACCTGTTGGCAGCAAGttgtgaaatttttttctttgtttaatgttgtttggtttggtactgggaattgagcccaggcgTGTTTaacaactaagccacatccccagccctttttttattttgtactttgagacagggtctcactaagttgcttagggcctcgctaagttactgaggctggctttgaacttgtgatcttcctgtcttagcctctgaagcccctaggattacaggtgtgagccaccaagcCAGGAACTAGCTGtgaaattttaaagtatttcACAAACTAAGAAGTAAATATTTgagtacttttatttttgtttcttttatgaatatttgcatttttcttataaaacaaatttttaggTCATAAGAACAGATCTTTAATTGAATCTTTTAAAATATCTCTAAAGGCCTTTgggggaaatattcaaccactgtGTTTGGGTAAAGGCACAAGAGAGAACTATCAGGAGCCAGTAAACTATTCTATGCAAAAATTCTCACTTGGAGTTTTAATGCTGTATTTTTTTCATAGTTCTCTTCCCATTTGGAAATGACTGAATTCTTCCAGAAATCAGAATGAATATGGCCTGGAGCAATCAGTCGATGGTGACAGAATTCATTCTTCGAGGTTTGTCTGGGTCTTCCGAGCTCCAGATGTtctacttcctgtttttctctgtagtctatgcaGCCACTATGCTGGGGAACCTCCTCATTGTGCTGACAATTGTGCTAGAGCCCCGTCTTCACTCCCCCATGTACTTCCTACTGGGCAATCTCTCCTTCATTGACATGTCCCTGGCCTCATTTGCCACCCCCAAAATGATTGCAGACTTCCTCAGTGAGCACAAAGTCATCTCTTTTGAAGGCTGCATAACGCAGATATTCTTTCTACACCTCTTAGGAGGTGCTGAGATTGTCCTACTGATATCCATGTCCTTTGATAGGTACGTAGCTATTTGTAAGCCTCTGCGTTACTTGGTCATCATGAGCCGGAGAATGTGCATTGGGCTTGTGATACTTTCCTGGATTGTGGGCATCTTCCATGCTCTGAGTCAGTTAGCATTTACTGTGAATCTGCCCTTCTGTGGACCCAATGAAGTAGACAGTTTCTTTTGTGACCTCCCTTTGGTAATTAAACTCGCCTGCGTAGACACATACATTCTGGGGGTGTTCATGATCTCTACCAGTGGCATGATTGCCCTGGTGTGcttcatcctgttggtgatctcCTACACCATTATTCTGGTCACCGTTCGGCAGCGTTCCTCGGGCGGGTCCTCTAAAGCCCTGTCCACTTGCAGTGCCCACTTTACTGTTGTAACCCTTTTCATTGGCCCATGCATTTTCATCTATGTGTGGCCTTTCACAAATTTCCCAATAGACAAAGTACTCTCAGTGTTTTATACTATATTCACTCCCCTCTTGAATCCAGTGATCTATACTCTTAGAAATAAAGATGTCAAGCAGTCGATGAGGAAACTAAGCAGCCatgtcttcaagtctaggaaaacTGATCAGATCCCTTAATTTTCCTCATATAAAAATTAAACACTGTTCAGCTCTTATCCCTCTCAACATAAAGACATAATTGCAAGAAATCAAGTAGTTGGTGAGAGAACTGATTTAATCATCAATCTCATCAGTCACTGAGTTCTGGTCCTCTTAATTGCCCACAAGCAGTACCCTGTGAACCAAAGGAGCAATAGGATTTCCATTGTGGGCAAAGTGCTGATGAATGGTTTTTAATGCAAAAGTCAGAA
This region of Callospermophilus lateralis isolate mCalLat2 chromosome 3, mCalLat2.hap1, whole genome shotgun sequence genomic DNA includes:
- the LOC143393895 gene encoding olfactory receptor 4K3 isoform X1; the protein is MNMAWSNQSMVTEFILRGLSGSSELQMFYFLFFSVVYAATMLGNLLIVLTIVLEPRLHSPMYFLLGNLSFIDMSLASFATPKMIADFLSEHKVISFEGCITQIFFLHLLGGAEIVLLISMSFDRYVAICKPLRYLVIMSRRMCIGLVILSWIVGIFHALSQLAFTVNLPFCGPNEVDSFFCDLPLVIKLACVDTYILGVFMISTSGMIALVCFILLVISYTIILVTVRQRSSGGSSKALSTCSAHFTVVTLFIGPCIFIYVWPFTNFPIDKVLSVFYTIFTPLLNPVIYTLRNKDVKQSMRKLSSHVFKSRKTDQIP
- the LOC143393895 gene encoding olfactory receptor 4K3 isoform X2 — its product is MNMAWSNQSMVTEFILRGLSGSSELQMFYFLFFSVVYAATMLGNLLIVLTIVLEPRLHSPMYFLLGNLSFIDMSLASFATPKMIADFLSEHKVISFEGCITQIFFLHLLGGAEIVLLISMSFDRYVAICKPLRYLVIMSRRMCIGLVILSWIVGIFHALSQLAFTVNLPFCGPNEVDSFFCDLPLVIKLACVDTYILGVFMISTSGMIALVCFILLVISYTIILVTVRQRSSGGSSKALSTCSAHFTVVTLFIGPCIFIYVWPFTNFPIDKVLSVFYTIFTPLLNPVIYTLRNKDVKQSMRKLSSHVNPGE